In Aquila chrysaetos chrysaetos chromosome 10, bAquChr1.4, whole genome shotgun sequence, the following proteins share a genomic window:
- the NPPC gene encoding C-type natriuretic peptide, whose protein sequence is MQISPLLAGGLLLALLSVRLEAKPASQLPQKASRGSTAAAAAAAGPPEAAAEREKERDKERDKERSSSSSSGGGGGGGGSGPREAREARAETRPRAGWARLLQDPPGRRHKGLHKKGLGKGCFGLKLDRIGAMSGLGC, encoded by the exons ATGCAGATCTCACCCTTGCTGGCTGGTGGACTTTTACTCGCTCTGCTCTCCGTCAGGCTGGAGGCGAAGCCGGCATCTCAGCTCCCACAGAAG gCCTCCCGCGGCTCGacggcagcagcggcggcggcggcgggtccgcccgaggcggcggcggagcgggagAAGGAGCGGGACAAGGAGCGGGACAAGgagcgcagcagcagcagcagcagcggcggcggcggcggcggcggcgggtcgGGCCCACGGGAGGCGCGGGAGGCGCGGGCCGAGACGCGGCCACGGGCGGGCTGGGCGCGGCTGCTGCAGGACCCGCCGGGCCGCCGCCACAAGGGCCTCCATAAGAAGGGCCTGGGCAAGGGCTGCTTCGGCCTCAAGCTGGACCGCATCGGCGCCATGAGCGGCCTCGGCTGCTGA